The following nucleotide sequence is from Desulfovibrio sp. ZJ209.
TCCCATCCAGGCGCGCGTGGCCGGCGTGGACTTGCGCCGCCGCCCCCTGCGGGAAGATTTTTCCCAGGATCTCGCCGGCCTCGCCGACCTCGCCGACGCGACCACGCGCCTTGTCTTCGTCACCACGCCGGACAATCCTTCCGGCTATTGCCCGCCTCGGGAGGATGTGCTCCGCCTTGCGCGCCGCCTCGCCGAAACGGCGCCCGGGGCCCTTCTGGTGGTGGACGAGGCCTATATGGACTTCGCGGAGGACGAAGCCGCCACTTCCCTGCTCCATGCCGGGGAGCTGCCGGAAAACGTGGCCGTCCTGCGCACCTTTTCCAAGAGCTGGGGGCTCGCGGGGCTCAGGCTCGGCTATGGCATTGTGCCGCCGGCCATCGCGGACGGCTTCTGGCGCAGCCGCCTGCCCTTCTCCGTCAATGTGCTCGCGGAGGAGGCCGCGCTGGCCGCCATGGAAGACATGGCCTTCCGCGCGGCCACGCTCACGACCGTGCGCGAGGGGCGCCGCGAGCTTGCGGCCGGCCTCACCAGGCTCGGCTGCCAAGTCTGGCCGAGCGAGGCCAACTTCCTCATGTTCCGCCTGCCGGAGGGGCACGACGCCCGCGCCTGCTTTGAAGGGCTGCTCAGGCGCGGCATCATCATCCGGCCCCTGCGCAGTTATGGCCTTCCCGACCACCTGCGCGTCAGCGTGGGCACCCCGGAGGAGAACGCGGCCTTTCTGCGCGCTCTTGAGCAGGAGCTCGGCGCATGACCGCCCCGCTGCTCCCCGTGGTGACGCTGGACGGGCCGGCCGGCGTGGGTAAGACCACCCTTGCGCGGCGCCTGGCTCAAGCCCTTTCCCTGC
It contains:
- the hisC gene encoding histidinol-phosphate transaminase codes for the protein MSAPSVLERIRALDAYAPGLSIAEIRRRHGLAKVIKLASNENPLGASPLAQEAVRRNACLAFRYPQGGNPRLREALARLHGVAPERIVVGNGSDEIIDLLIRMLAADGEHNIVCCEPCFSIYPIQARVAGVDLRRRPLREDFSQDLAGLADLADATTRLVFVTTPDNPSGYCPPREDVLRLARRLAETAPGALLVVDEAYMDFAEDEAATSLLHAGELPENVAVLRTFSKSWGLAGLRLGYGIVPPAIADGFWRSRLPFSVNVLAEEAALAAMEDMAFRAATLTTVREGRRELAAGLTRLGCQVWPSEANFLMFRLPEGHDARACFEGLLRRGIIIRPLRSYGLPDHLRVSVGTPEENAAFLRALEQELGA